CTCCACGATGTACTTCAGCGATGCCAATGGGAGTAGCCAGTCAGGCAGAGGCCCCAACAGAGCAAGAGCAGCGCCACCAGGAGGCTCACCGCCGTCGCGCCGGCAACCCTGGCGCCAAAGAGCGGCGTCACGATTAGACCAATGGCGACCAGGCTGCACAGCCAGATGACCAGGAGGATAGCCATAGTCTCTGAAGATGTAAAGCGATGGAGCCACTGTTTGAGGCCGTTCACGTCGTCTCTCCTTGACCGGCGTACTCCAACCGGCCGATGGGGTCTCTGATCGTACGGTAACCCATTGGGGCATCGCGCTCATCTGGCGTGGCTGCTGCCGATGGATCCAGATCATTCCTCTGCCTTGGCTGCCATGGTCGACAGTGTGGCCTCATCCGGTGGCACCCTCAGGCCAGAGAGGCGGGGCCAGAAGGCCGGCACCTGCGCTCGATAGGCCCGGTAGGCCTGGCCAAGCAGAAATTCCGGGTTTCCTCTGGGCGTGTCACCTCTGGTTGCAACTGTCGGCGAATTTCTGCCGGGATTTACTACCAGCATTATCGCGTGTTTCCCGAGCCCTCTACACCGTGCGATGGCGCACCGATGGGAAGCAGAATTGCCTGTTTTCCCCATCGTTTGATTGGCCGGTTTGAGGTTCTATCCTTCTGGCCTGCCGTATCCCGCCCGGTCGATGGCGGCCTGGATCTGGCCAGGGTCGATTTGGGTCGGGTCATAGTCGATGTAGGCCACCTCGGTCACCGGATTGACGTACACCTGGCGAATTCCCGCCACCCGCGCCAGCCGTCGTTCGAGGACCAGGGCGTCGCTGGCGCTACAGCCAAGCTGGTAGACCGGCAGCACCAGGTGTTTGCTGGTCTGCCTGCCAGTTCCTGTTTGTGTCTGCATGGATTAGCCTCCTCACTTGCCATTCAAGGAATGGTCGTAGCGCTGCTGCGCGGCGGCCACTGGCCGGTGACGTCGTCCAGGCGGGGCACGTCGCCGCCGCTGATGCGCCAGCCCCGGGACGTTCGAATCAACGCCAGATTCTGGGTGACCACGGCGCTGTAGATGGGCAGCCCGTTGCGTACCACGCTGAAATGAAGCCGGTACGTCACGCGAGCCAGCTTGTTTTCTTCGTGGACTGCCACGCTCTCCACGTCAAAACTGTGGAACTGCACCTGGTCGCTGCTGCCCAGTTGATCGGCAAAAGTCTGCAGCGCTTCCCACGTCTCGCCCAGGCCGGCCGCGTTGGCCCCTTCGTCCGGGGTGGCGAAGAACGGCTCGACGGCGTTCAGGTTGCGGCGATTCAACCCGGACTGTACGGCATCCGCCAGCTCTTCCACCGTTTGGCGCACGGCGCGTTCATTGTTGCTACAAGCTGTCAGCCACAACGGAACGACGATCACCATCAGACTGATCCAAAGCCACCGTTTTCTCATGGCGTCACCTCGCTTTCAATGGGGCACGCCTCGGACAGAGGCTGCCTCTCTGGCTACATCCGTCCTACGGCTGATCCACCAGACGCCTGCCAGGATCAGCGCCATGCCCGCCCCTTCGACCAGGCTCATCCGCTCGCCGAAGAAGACAGCGCCCAACAGGAGCGCAAAGGCCGGCGTCAGGAAAGTAAAGGTGTTGAGGCGGGTCAGCTCGCCCCGATGCAACAGGGAAAACCAGAGCCCAAAGGCCAGCGCCGTGCCCAACAGGCTCAGCACCAGCAACACGGCCACGAAGGTGGGCGCCCACGTGATCTGAACGGGCGACTCGAAGATCTGCGCGGCCAGGGAAAGCGGCACGCTGCCCAGGACAAACTGCCAGCCCGTGGCCATCCACAGGTCGACCTGCCCGGCCAGTCGTTTGAGCAGGACGTTGCCCACGGCCACGCCCAATGCTCCCAGCAGCACGTAGGCCACACCCAGCGGCGTACTGTTGGCGTTGCTGCCGAAGCCGGGCAGGGCTACCAGGATGATGCCGGCGAAGCCCAGTGCCAACCCCATTCGACGACGGGGCCCCAGTCGTTCCGCCAGCACGAAGTAGGCCAGACCTGCCGCTATCAAGGGTTGGGCGTTGGCAATGACGGTGGCCAGGCCGGGGCTGACGGCGCCGCCGGCCAGGAACATGCCTGTAAAGCCCAGGCCAGTGGCGCTGAGGCCTGCACCCAGGAGGGCCAGCCATGTGTTGGCATCTCGGGGTAGCGGGCGGCGTAGCACAGCAGCGACGGTTAGCAATCCCGCACCCGCTATCAAGGAGCGCAAGGCGGCAAAGGCCAGGGGAGGGGCCGCGGCCAGCCCGGTGGCGATGAGTGGGTAGCAGAGCGCCCACAAAAACGTCACTGCAATCAGGCGGGCCCGATCGCCGGCGCTGAAGGCCGGGCGGGCGGCTGCCGCCGGGGCAGAAATGGTCTGGAATGGTCCACGCTGGCGACTGTTGGCGCTCCTGGTTGTGATCTGCATGAGTTATCGGTTCGCTTTCAAAGATTTGATTGGATTTTAGGGTCTGTCAACCGGTTCAGGATCTGCCCGCACAACAGCAGTAACAACACGCCGCCCAACAGGACGCCGACCTGCCAAAGCCGCCGGGATTAGGCCCAGGATCTCCTGAATACGGGCGGCGTCCAACGTTTCTTCGTGCAGCAAGGCGGTGGCCAGTTGATCCAGTTGGGCACGGTACGTGGTCAGCAGGTCCACCGCCTGTTGGTGTGCATCCTCCAGCAAGCGCTTTACCTCCTGGTCGATCAGACTGGCCGTGGTCTCGCTGTACTCCCGTTCCAGGGCCAGGTCCCGGCCCAGAAAGGGGTGAGTTTCGCCGGTCCGGTAGCCCACAGGACCTACCGCCTCGCTCATCCCCCAGCGGGCGACCATGCCCTGGGCCAGCCAGGTGGCCTGCAGGAAATCGTTCTCGGCGCCGCTGGTCATCTGCTGCAAGGCGACCTCCTCGGCGGCCCGCCCGCCCATCAGGACCGTCAGCCGGGTAAGCAGGTCGTCACGGCTGTGGTTATAGCGCTCTTCCTGGGGTAACTGGGCCGTCAGGCCCAGCGCCCGGCCATGGGGGATAATGGTCACCCGATGGACAGGGTCGGCGCCAGGAAGCAGGCTAGCGATCAAGGCGTGGCCAGCTTCATG
This sequence is a window from Litorilinea aerophila. Protein-coding genes within it:
- a CDS encoding cation transporter — translated: MQTQTGTGRQTSKHLVLPVYQLGCSASDALVLERRLARVAGIRQVYVNPVTEVAYIDYDPTQIDPGQIQAAIDRAGYGRPEG
- a CDS encoding DMT family transporter, with the protein product MQITTRSANSRQRGPFQTISAPAAAARPAFSAGDRARLIAVTFLWALCYPLIATGLAAAPPLAFAALRSLIAGAGLLTVAAVLRRPLPRDANTWLALLGAGLSATGLGFTGMFLAGGAVSPGLATVIANAQPLIAAGLAYFVLAERLGPRRRMGLALGFAGIILVALPGFGSNANSTPLGVAYVLLGALGVAVGNVLLKRLAGQVDLWMATGWQFVLGSVPLSLAAQIFESPVQITWAPTFVAVLLVLSLLGTALAFGLWFSLLHRGELTRLNTFTFLTPAFALLLGAVFFGERMSLVEGAGMALILAGVWWISRRTDVAREAASVRGVPH